The Lampris incognitus isolate fLamInc1 chromosome 17, fLamInc1.hap2, whole genome shotgun sequence genome contains a region encoding:
- the dhx32a gene encoding DEAD/H (Asp-Glu-Ala-Asp/His) box polypeptide 32a has product MADVRLMSERDLPEEDIYPETTGSLAEDAFAFGNDLELNPFDGLPFSSRYYTLLKERKTLPVWRARTQFVDSLINNQFVVVSGVAKTGKSTQIPHWCTEFCLSAQYQHGMVVCTQSLRQQAIDLALRVADEMDVNIGHEVGYTIPLETCCSSDTVLRFCTDNMLLREMMSDPLLERYGAIVIDQAHERSVSTDLLLGLLKGILLQRPELRVVVLTVSPMTDKLLSHFGSVPVISLETECLAEVVYSGNSSNNKDYFFSAMRLVLEIHRTKEEGDIAVFLASEREVECAHSILQKESTRLGAELGQMVTMVLCPGPGKPLPIPAEGPESRRSRRVFLSAQQGEEVLWAMDSVNFVIDTGVEKRLVYNPRIRANSAVTRPISRCQADMRKQLAGPTGKCFCLYPEETRLPAAIPPQILESNITSTVLLLKRMEIAGLGPCDFMDRPDPECLMQALEELDYLAALDNDGNLSEIGIIISEFPLDPQMAKALLASCEFDCVSEMLTIAAMLSAPSCFLELPDGLTSEAVQWQRKFQHPEGDHFTLINIYNAFIQSQRENLSVDKWCQDYFLDLSALKTADAIRSELTDILNRIELPISEPTFGTKTNAHNIKRALLSGFFMQIARDVDGSGNYFMLTHKHMAQVHPFSSYGAKAHKLGLPEWVVFHEYTLSESNCMRTVSEISPEVFIQMAPQYFFYNLPPSESKDILQKLLDPDESENCKDIEESSTITSDANKDCAEVMSPVRNLTDARCL; this is encoded by the exons ATGGCAGATGTGCGTCTCATGTCGGAGAGAGATTTACCTGAAGAGGACATTTACCCGGAAACTACAGGAAGTCTGGCAGAGGACGCGTTTGCCTTCGGAAATGATCTGGAGTTAAATCCTTTTGACGGATTGCCCTTTTCTTCGCGTTACTACACGCTACTCAAAGAGAGGAAGACCCTGCCGGTATGGAGAGCCCGGACACAGTTTGTGGATTCTCTGATAAACAACCAATTTGTCGTTGTTTCCGGGGTGGCAAAGACTGGGAAAAGCACACAG ATCCCTCACTGGTGTACTGAGTTCTGCCTCTCCGCTCAGTACCAACATGGCATGGTGGTGTGCACCCAGAGCCTCAGGCAGCAGGCCATAGATCTGGCCCTGAGGGTGGCTGACGAGATGGACGTCAACATCGGACACGAAGTAGGCTACACCATTCCTCTGGAGACCTGCTGCTCCTCTGACACTGTGCTGAG ATTCTGCACCGACAATATGCTTCTCAGAGAAATGATGTCTGACCCTCTGCTGGAGCGCTATGGGGCCATCGTCATCGACCAGGCCCATGAGAGGTCGGTCAGCACAGACCTACTGTTGGGTCTCCTAAAGGGCATTCTGCTGCAAAGGCCCGAACTCCGGGTGGTGGTCCTCACTGTCTCACCCATGACGGATAAGCTGTTGAGCCACTTTGGCAGTGTGCCTGTCATCAGTCTGGAGACCGAGTGCCTGGCTGAGGTTGTCTACAGCggtaacagcagcaacaacaaagaCTATTTCTTTTCGGCGATGAGGCTTGTGCTGGAGATCCACCGCACCAAAGAGGAAGGTGATATCGCTGTGTTCTTGGCCTCGGAGCGG GAGGTTGAGTGTGCCCACAGTATTCTCCAGAAAGAAAGCACCAGGCTTGGGGCAGAGCTGGGCCAGATGGTAACTATGGTCTTGTGTCCAGGACCAGGAAAGCCGCTACCCATACCTGCAGAGGGACCGGAGTCCAGGCGGTCCAGGAGGGTCTTCCTCTCTGCCCAACAGGGAGAGGAAGTGCTGTGGGCCATGGACTCTGTCAACTTTGTTATTGACACCGGAGTTGAAAAAAGACTG GTGTACAATCCAAGAATAAGGGCTAACTCGGCGGTAACGCGACCTATTAGTAGATGCCAGGCAGACATgcgcaagcagctggctggaCCAACAG GTAAATGTTTCTGTTTATATCCAGAGGAGACGCGGCTCCCTGCAGCGATCCCTCCCCAGATCCTGGAGTCCAACATCACGTCGACAGTCCTCTTACTCAAGAGGATGGAGATAGCTGGCCTCGGACCGTGCGACTTCATGGACAGACCAG ATCCCGAGTGTCTCATGCAGGCCTTGGAGGAGCTGGATTACCTTGCAGCTTTAGATAACGATGGTAATTTATCTGAGATCGGAATCATCATCTCAGAATTCCCCTTAGACCCTCAGATGGCCAAAGCTCTGTTAGCGTCCTGTGAGTTTGACTGTGTGAGTGAAATGCTGACCATCGCAGCCATGCTATCAG CGCCAAGCTGCTTCCTGGAACTACCTGATGGCCTGACCTCTGAGGCGGTCCAGTGGCAAAGAAAGTTTCAGCATCCAGAAGGCGATCACTTCACCCTCATAAACATCTACAATGCTTTTATACAAAGCCAGAGAGAGA ATCTTAGTGTTGATAAGTGGTGCCAGGACTATTTCTTGGACCTTTCTGCCCTGAAGACAGCCGATGCCATTAGGTCAGAGCTGACGGATATCCTGAATAGGATTGAGCTTCCCATCTCAGAACCCACCTTCGGAACCAAGACCAATGCCCATAACATCAAGAGGGCACTGTTATCTGGATTCTTTATGCAA ATCGCTCGAGATGTTGACGGGTCAGGGAATTACTTCATGCTGACACATAAACACATGGCCCAGGTGCACCCTTTCTCCAGCTATGGGGCCAAGGCTCACAAACTGGGATTGCCGGAGTGGGTTGTTTTCCACGAGTACACCCTGTCAGAGAGCAACTGCATGAGAACCGTCTCGGAAATTTCCCCTGAGGT GTTCATTCAGATGGCACCTCAGTATTTCTTCTACAATCTGCCCCCTAGTGAGAGCAAGGATATACTGCAAAAACTCTTGGATCCAGATGAATCTGAAAATTGCAAAGACATAGAAGAGTCCTCAACAATCACCAGTGATGCCAACAAAGACTGTGCAGAGG TAATGTCACCGGTGAGGAACCTGACAGATGCCAGATGTTTGTAG